Proteins from a genomic interval of Pseudophryne corroboree isolate aPseCor3 chromosome 4, aPseCor3.hap2, whole genome shotgun sequence:
- the CLDN1 gene encoding claudin-1, giving the protein MANTGLQILGFALACIGWIGFIVAVAIPQWKMSSFAGDAIITAQVTYEGLWMSCVMQSTGQMQCKSYDSLLKLGSTMQATRALMICGILLGFFATCIAAVGMKCLTCLQDDEVKKAKVGIVGGVLFIIAGLCVLIATAWYGNQIAKDFYNVFTPSNSKYEFGPALFIGWAGAALAILGGALLCCSCPRKETSYPPPRAYNKNAPSTGKDYV; this is encoded by the exons ATGGCCAATACAGGCTTACAGATTCTAGGATTTGCATTGGCTTGCATAGGATGGATCGGGTTTATAGTGGCAGTAGCTATCCCCCAGTGGAAGATGTCCTCTTTTGCTGGAGATGCCATCATTACAGCACAGGTCACCTATGAAGGACTGTGGATGTCCTGTGTCATGCAGAGTACAGGGCAGATGCAATGCAAATCTTATGATTCCTTGCTGAAATTGGGAA GCACTATGCAAGCTACAAGGGCACTGATGATCTGTGGGATTCTTCTGGGCTTCTTTGCAACTTGTATTGCTGCTGTGGGGATGAAATGCTTAACTTGCCTTCAAGATGATGAGGTGAAGAAGGCCAAGGTTGGAATCGTAGGTGGTGTCCTCTTCATTATTGCTG GTCTCTGTGTTCTTATTGCAACAGCTTGGTATGGAAATCAAATTGCCAAGGATTTCTATAATGTGTTTACACCAAGCAACTCCAA GTATGAGTTTGGTCCAGCTTTATTTATTGGTTGGGCTGGTGCTGCATTAGCAATTTTGGGAGGTGCTTTGCTGTGCTGTTCCTGTCCCAGAAAAGAAACATCGTACCCACCACCCAGAGCTTACAACAAAAATGCACCTTCGACAGGGAAGGACTATGTGTAA